In a single window of the Streptomyces sp. HUAS ZL42 genome:
- a CDS encoding glycoside hydrolase family 15 protein produces MSAPIEDYALLSDLETAAMVGRSGSVDWLCLPRFDSEACLAALLGTQDNGFWRVAPTAGPGTCARRAYRPDTLVLDTVWETASGAVRVTDFMPPRAELPCMVRLVEGLSGAVPMRSELRLRFHQGRVVPWVQVTDDCTVAVAGPDSVWLAADGPVRAQGREGATVLDFTVPAGRRVALTLVWAPSHRPGPPAPMGVPAETMLKETSDFWRRWAGECRYQGPWRDAVVRSLITLKALTFAPTGGIVAAPTTSLPACIGGERNWDYRYCWLRDSTLTLSCLLRSGYRDEASAWLDWLVRAIAGDPADLQTVYGLGGQRLLPEIEAPWLPGYEDSRPVRFGNSAVGHFQLDVYGEVLDALFHSLQAGIPMPAHVWHLVEAMMGFLQRHWREPDQGLWQVRGPRRQFVHSKVMVWVAADRALRMAELLGRNGSSAEWRAVRDGVHRQVLREGWDAEQRSFVQSYGSADLDASALLMPRLGFLPARDPRVLCTIGEMRRLDHGGFVRRYPPNSGAHGVDGMHGREGAFVACTLWYADALAETGHGAHAREVFERVLAVRNDVGLLSEQWDPDAGRQLGNAPQAFSHIALVETAFALSAAPSERDRSEGRDRSEGWAGSPPAARCHPA; encoded by the coding sequence ATGAGCGCACCCATCGAGGACTACGCCCTTCTCAGTGACCTGGAAACCGCCGCCATGGTGGGCCGGAGCGGGTCGGTCGACTGGCTGTGCCTGCCCCGCTTCGACTCGGAGGCATGCCTGGCGGCGCTCCTGGGCACGCAGGACAACGGCTTCTGGCGGGTCGCTCCGACAGCTGGTCCCGGTACGTGTGCCCGCCGCGCCTACCGGCCCGACACGCTGGTCCTGGACACCGTGTGGGAGACCGCGTCGGGAGCGGTACGGGTCACCGACTTCATGCCGCCGCGCGCCGAACTGCCCTGCATGGTCAGGCTGGTCGAGGGGCTGTCGGGTGCCGTGCCCATGCGCAGCGAACTGCGCCTGCGCTTCCACCAGGGCCGTGTGGTGCCGTGGGTCCAGGTCACCGACGACTGCACCGTCGCGGTGGCCGGTCCCGACTCCGTGTGGCTGGCTGCGGACGGCCCCGTGCGCGCCCAGGGCAGGGAGGGCGCCACCGTCCTCGACTTCACGGTCCCGGCCGGCCGGCGGGTCGCCCTCACACTGGTGTGGGCGCCCTCGCACCGCCCCGGGCCGCCCGCGCCGATGGGTGTTCCGGCGGAAACGATGCTCAAGGAGACCTCCGACTTCTGGCGGCGCTGGGCGGGCGAGTGCCGCTATCAGGGGCCGTGGCGGGACGCGGTGGTGCGCTCGCTGATCACACTGAAGGCGCTCACCTTCGCGCCCACCGGCGGCATCGTCGCCGCACCGACCACCTCGCTGCCCGCGTGCATCGGCGGCGAACGCAACTGGGACTACCGGTACTGCTGGCTGCGCGACTCCACCCTGACCCTGTCCTGCCTGCTGCGCAGCGGCTACCGGGACGAGGCGTCGGCCTGGCTGGACTGGCTGGTGCGGGCCATAGCGGGTGACCCGGCCGATCTTCAGACCGTGTACGGCCTCGGCGGACAGCGGCTGCTGCCGGAGATCGAGGCCCCCTGGCTGCCCGGCTACGAGGACTCGCGGCCGGTGCGGTTCGGGAACTCCGCGGTCGGTCACTTCCAGCTGGATGTGTACGGCGAAGTCCTGGACGCGCTGTTCCATTCCCTGCAGGCAGGCATCCCCATGCCCGCCCATGTGTGGCACCTGGTCGAGGCGATGATGGGTTTCCTGCAACGGCACTGGCGCGAACCCGATCAGGGGTTGTGGCAGGTGCGTGGGCCCCGACGGCAGTTCGTCCACTCCAAGGTCATGGTGTGGGTGGCCGCCGACCGTGCCCTGCGCATGGCGGAGCTGCTGGGCCGCAACGGATCCTCGGCCGAGTGGCGGGCCGTGCGGGACGGGGTGCATCGCCAGGTCCTGCGGGAGGGCTGGGACGCCGAGCAGCGGTCCTTCGTCCAGTCCTACGGTTCGGCCGACCTGGACGCCTCAGCCCTGCTGATGCCCAGGCTCGGCTTCCTGCCCGCACGGGACCCGAGGGTGCTGTGCACCATTGGCGAGATGCGGCGGCTCGACCATGGCGGGTTCGTACGCCGGTACCCGCCGAACAGTGGGGCCCACGGTGTCGACGGCATGCACGGCCGGGAAGGCGCGTTCGTGGCGTGCACCCTGTGGTACGCCGACGCCCTCGCCGAGACCGGCCACGGCGCGCACGCCCGTGAAGTCTTCGAGCGGGTCCTCGCCGTCCGCAACGACGTCGGGCTGCTGTCGGAGCAGTGGGATCCGGATGCCGGACGCCAACTGGGCAACGCGCCGCAGGCGTTCAGTCACATCGCACTGGTGGAGACGGCGTTCGCTCTGTCGGCAGCACCGTCCGAGCGCGACCGGTCCGAAGGGCGCGACCGGTCCGAAGGGTGGGCCGGTTCTCCGCCTGCGGCGCGTTGCCACCCCGCCTGA